The following proteins are encoded in a genomic region of Brachypodium distachyon strain Bd21 chromosome 1, Brachypodium_distachyon_v3.0, whole genome shotgun sequence:
- the LOC100842814 gene encoding dynamin-related protein 1C encodes MATMGSLIGLVNRIQQACTVLGDHGGGGGAGGSLWEALPSVAVVGGQSSGKSSVLESIVGRDFLPRGSGIVTRRPLVLQLHKTDGGQEYAEFLHAPRRRFSDFAAVRKEIADETDRMTGKTKAISNVPIHLSIYSPHVVNLTLIDLPGLTKVAVEGQPESIVQDIENMVRSYVDKPNSIILAISPANQDIATSDAIKLAKEVDPSGDRTFGVVTKLDLMDKGTNAIDVLEGRSYRLQHPWVGIVNRSQADINKNVDMLAARRKEQEYFQSSPDYGHLAHKMGAEYLAKLLSQHLEAVIKAKIPSIIAMINKTVDEIEAELDRLGRPIGGDAGAQLYTILDMCRAFDRVFKEHLDGGRPGGDRIYGVFDHQLPAALKKLPFDKHLSLQNVRKVISEADGYQPHLIAPEQGYRRLIDSSLSYFRGPAEASVDAVHSVLKELVRRSIAATEELKRFPTLQSDIAAAANESLERFREDGRKTVIRLVDMEASYLTVEFFRKLPTEPDKGANNNTPANDRYQDNHLRRIGSNVSSYINMVCETLRNTIPKAVVHCQVREAKRNLLNRFYAHVGSKEKKQLSAMLDEDPALMEKRDSLVKKLELYKSARNEIDSVSWK; translated from the exons ATGGCGACCATGGGGAGCCTGATCGGGCTGGTGAACCGGATCCAGCAGGCCTGCACCGTCCTCGgcgaccacggcggcggcggtggcgccggggGCTCCCTCTGGGAGGCGCTCCCGTCCGTTGCCGTCGTCGGAGGCCAG AGTTCTGGGAAGTCGTCGGTGCTCGAGAGCATTGTCGGGAGGGACTTCCTGCCTCGTGGATCTG GAATTGTGACAAGGAGGCCTCTGGTGCTGCAGCTGCACAAAACCGATGGCGGGCAGGAGTACGCCGAGTTCCTCCATGCCCCGCGGAGGAGGTTCTCTGACTTTG CTGCTGTTAGGAAAGAGATTGCTGATGAAACTGATCGCATGactggaaaaacaaaagctatATCAAATGTCCCTATCCATTTGAGTATATATTCTCCACATG TTGTTAACTTGACACTTATCGATCTTCCTGGACTGACGAAGGTTGCTGTAG AGGGGCAGCCAGAATCTATTGTCCAAGATATTGAAAACATGGTTCGGTCTTATGTTGACAAG CCAAACTCAATCATATTGGCCATCTCTCCAGCAAACCAAGATATAGCAACATCAGATGCTATCAAACTTGCTAAGGAGGTTGATCCTTCAG GTGACAGGACCTTTGGAGTAGTAACAAAACTGGATTTGATGGACAAGGGTACCAACGCTATTGAT GTACTTGAAGGGAGGTCATATCGCCTGCAGCACCCCTGGGTGGGCATTGTCAACCGTTCCCAAGCTGATATCAACAAAAATGTTGACATGCTCGCAGCACGGCGCAAAGAGCAAGAGTACTTTCAAAGTAGCCCTGATTATGGTCACTTGGCACATAAAATGGGTGCAGAGTATCTTGCTAAGCTTCTTTCACAG CATTTAGAGGCTGTGATCAAAGCCAAAATTCCAAGTATTATTGCAATGATTAACAAAACCGTTGATGAAATTGAAGCCGAGCTGGATCGACTTGGTAGGCCAATTGGCGGTGATGCCGGG GCACAACTTTACACCATATTGGACATGTGTCGTGCATTTGACCGTGTTTTCAAGGAGCACTTAGATGGCGG TCGGCCAGGTGGAGATCGCATTTATGGTGTCTTTGACCACCAATTACCGGCAGCACTGAAAAAGCTTCCCTTTGATAAACATCTTTCATTGCAAAATGTTCGAAAAGTCATTTCAGAAGCTGATGGTTATCAACCCCACTTGATCGCCCCGGAACAAGGTTACAGAAGGCTCATAGATAGCTCACTCAGCTACTTTAGGGGTCCGGCTGAAGCTTCAGTTGATGCG GTCCATTCGGTCTTGAAGGAGCTAGTTCGGAGATCTATTGCAGCAACAGAG GAATTGAAGCGTTTCCCAACGCTTCAATCAGATATAGCTGCGGCAGCAAATGAAAGCTTGGAAAGATTCCGCGAGGATGGGCGGAAAACAGTTATTCGTCTAGTTGACATGGAAGCCAGTTACTTAACAGTAGAATTCTTCCGGAAACTTCCCACTGAACCAGATAAAGGGGCTAATAATAACACTCCAGCCAATGACAGGTATCAGGATAACCATCTTAGAAGGATCG gctCAAATGTATCATCTTACATTAACATGGTTTGTGAAACACTAAGGAACACCATTCCAAAAGCCGTTGTACATTGTCAAGTGagagaggcaaagagaaacTTGCTTAACCGTTTCTATGCTCATGTGGGAAGCAAAGAG AAGAAACAGCTGAGCGCGATGTTGGACGAGGATCCTGCATTGATGGAGAAGAGGGATTCCCTCGTCAAGAAGCTAGAGCTGTACAAATCTGCGAGGAATGAAATCGACTCAGTTTCATGGAAATGA
- the LOC100838339 gene encoding uncharacterized protein LOC100838339 has product MASSYAAAAAAATISPCLSRRQNHRSPALPHLSPFRQQPCSLTTGAPWTWTCGARRRVRHEEEDGDDEEEYGHNEEMARLEAYSEGARDQALLVKASVDGELEVVLVFKGFSSSLSGRTAPDPAMSVLPERAVIQSVDVVKGPFDPTNIEYLEKDLSWDDFKSRLQ; this is encoded by the exons ATGGCGTCAAGCTACGCCgcggctgccgctgcagcCACCATCTCGCCGTGCCTCTCTCGGCGCCAGAACCATCGCAGCCCCGCGCTCCCTCATCTCTCCCCGTTCCGGCAGCAGCCGTGCAGCCTTACCACCGGCGCCCCCTGGACGTGGACGTGCGGCGCCAGGAGGCGGGTGAGacacgaggaagaagacggggaCGATGAAGAGGAGTACGGGCACAACGAGGAGATGGCGCGGCTGGAAGCGTACAGCGAGGGGGCTCGCGACCAAGCCCTCCTGGTGAAGGCCAGCGTCGACGGCGAGCTTGAGGTCGTGCTCGTCTTCAAG GGCTTCTCGTCGAGCTTGAGCGGGAGGACGGCCCCGGATCCGGCGATGAGCGTCCTGCCGGAGAGGGCGGTGATACAGTCGGTTGACGTGGTGAAGGGGCCATTTGACCCAACCAACATCGAGTACCTGGAGAAGGATTTGTCGTGGGACGACTTCAAGAGCCGCCTCCAGTAG
- the LOC100844331 gene encoding NADH dehydrogenase [ubiquinone] iron-sulfur protein 1, mitochondrial, which produces MAFLARALRHSKPYLSSRSPAVGASCRWISPTASAGSPEAGAAVAPADPELPPPREPVGGARVELPSNPEDALEVFVDGHAVRIPKGFTVLQACEVAGVDIPRFCYHSRLSIAGNCRMCLVEVEKSPKPVASCAMPALPGMKIKTDTPIAKKAREGVMEFLLMNHPLDCPICDQGGECDLQDQSMAFGSDRGRFTDMKRSVVDKNLGPLVKTVMTRCIQCTRCVRFASEVAGVQDLGMLGRGSGEEIGTYVEKLMTSELSGNVIDICPVGALTSKPFAFKARNWELKGTETIDVTDAVGSNIRVDSRGPEVMRIVPRLNEDINEEWISDKTRFCYDGLKRQRLNDPMIRGPDGRFKAVTWRDAIAVVAEVLHQVKPEEITGVAGKLSDAESMMALKDFVNKMGSEKVLCEGNGPNPPADIRSNYLMNTSIAGLEKADVFLLVGTQPRVEAAMVNARIQKTVRATKAKVGYIGPPADFNYDHEHLGTGPQTLVEIAEGRHPFCSILQSAKNPVIIAGAGLFEREDQGAVFSTIETLAKKFNVTRPDWNGLNVLLLHAAQAAALDLGLVANPTESVKSAKFLYLMGADDINLDNLPEDAFVVYQGHHGDKAVYRANVILPSSAFSEKEGTYENTEGCTQWTIPAVPTVGDARDDWKIIRALSEVAGAPLPYDSVAAVRNRISTVAPNLVHVDEREPCVISAEVKPPVKQQVSSVPFKTVVENFYMTDAITRASKIMAQCSATLLKN; this is translated from the exons atggCCTTCCTCGCGCGGGCGCTCCGCCACTCCAAGCCCTACCTGTCGTCGCGCAGCCCCGCGGTCGGCGCCTCCTGCCGCTGGATCTCGCCCACCGCATCCGCCGGGTCGCCGGAGGCcggcgcggccgtggcgcCCGCCGACCCGgagttgccgccgccgcgggagcCCGTGGGCGGGGCGCGCGTCGAGCTGCCGAGCAACCCGGAGGACGCGCTCGAGGTGTTTGTCGACGGGCACGCCGTGCGGATCCCCAAGGGGTTCACGGTGCTCCAGGCCTGCGAGGTCGCTGGCGTTGATATCCCGCGCTTCTGCTACCACAGCCGCCTCTCCATTGCCGGGAACTGCCGCATGTGCCTCGTCGAGGTCGAGAAGTCCCCCAAGCCCGTTGCATCCTGCGCCATGCCCGCCCTCCCAG GGATGAAGATTAAGACAGACACACCGATCGCAAAGAAGGCTAGGGAGGGTGTCATGGAGTTCTTGTTGATGAACCATCCGCTAGATTGCCCTATCTGCGATCAGGGAGGGGAGTGCGATCTCCAGGATCAGTCTATGGCGTTTGGAAGTGACCGTGGTCGGTTCACTGATATGAAGCGCTCAGTTGTGGATAAGAATTTGGGCCCCTTGGTAAAGACCGTGATGACCCGTTGCATCCAATGTACAAG GTGTGTCAGGTTTGCATCTGAGGTTGCTGGTGTTCAAGACCTGGGTATGTTAGGTCGTGGCAGCGGTGAAGAAATTGGAACATATGTGGAGAAACTTATGACAAGTGAACTATCTGGAAATGTTATTGATATCTGCCCAGTTGGAGCTCTTACATCCAAGCCATTTGCATTTAAAGCTAGGAACTGGGAGCTGAAGGGCACTGAGACTATTGATGTTACTGATGCAGTAGGCTCAAACATACGGGTTGACAGCAGAGGTCCTGAAGTTATGCGCATTGTTCCACGCCTCAATGAG GATATCAATGAAGAATGGATATCTGACAAAACACGGTTTTGTTATGATGGTCTGAAGAGGCAAAGACTAAATGACCCTATGATTCGTGGTCCTGATGGCAGGTTTAAGGCAGTGACTTGGCGTGATGCTATTGCGGTGGTTGCTGAGGTTTTGCATCAAGTTAAACCAGAAGAAATTACTGGAGTTGCCGGCAAGCTTTCGGATGCAGAATCCATGATGGCACTGAAAGATTTTGTTAACAAAATGGGTTCAGAAAAGGTGCTCTGCGAGGGAAATGGTCCCAATCCGCCAGCAGACATTCGCTCAAACTACCTAATGAATACTAGCATTGCTGGGCTTGAGAAAGCTGATGTCTTCCTTTTGGTTGGTACACAG CCTAGGGTAGAAGCTGCCATGGTCAATGCAAGGATCCAGAAGACTGTTAGAGCAACAAAGGCAAAGGTGGGCTACATTGGTCCTCCAGCTGACTTTAACTATGACCATGAGCATCTTGGCACAGGGCCACAAACCCTTGTTGAGATTGCTGAGGGCCGGCATCCTTTCTGTTCAATCCTGCAGTCTGCAAAGAATCCAGTCATCATTGCTGGAGCTGGGTTATTTGAACGGGAAGACCAAGGTGCTGTGTTCTCAACGATTGAGACTCTTGCCAAGAAGTTCAATGTGACGAGACCAGACTGGAATGGCCTTAATGTCCTATTGCTCCATGCTGCACAGGCAGCAGCTCTTGATCTGGGCCTTGTTGCTAATCCTACTGAGAGCGTCAAGTCTGCAAAGTTTCTTTATCTGATGGGAGCTGATGATATAAACTTGGACAACCTCCCAGAGGATGCATTTGTTGTTTACCAGGGGCACCATGGTGATAAGGCTGTCTATAGAGCTAATGTTATTCTGCCATCTTCAGCATTTAGTGAGAAAGAAGGCACCTATGAGAACACCGAGGGATGCACCCAGTGGACCATCCCAGCTGTTCCTACAGTTGGTGATGCTAGGGATGACTGGAAGATCATCCGTGCTCTTTCTGAGGTTGCTGGGGCTCCACTGCCTTACGATAGTGTTGCAGCTGTGAGGAACCGGATTAGTACGGTGGCCCCAAATCTTGTACATGTAGATGAGAGGGAGCCGTGCGTTATTTCTGCTGAGGTGAAGCCTCCGGTAAAGCAGCAAGTGAGCTCGGTTCCATTTAAAACTGTTGTGGAGAACTTCTATATGACCGATGCAATTACACGGGCTTCAAAGATAATGGCTCAGTGCAGTGCAACCTTGTTGAAGAACTAA
- the LOC100838638 gene encoding mitogen-activated protein kinase kinase 9, with protein MALLREKRLQLSLHVPTRAADAQEAGLHRRPNPAAALPLAATTPAARSSQFRVADFEKLAVLGRGNGGTVYKVRHRETCELYALKVQHCNGDATAEAEVLSRTASPFVVRCHSVLPAAASGDVAMLLELVDGGSLDSIVKSRSRGQAEAFSQFPEEALAEVAAQALSGLAYLHARRIVHLDVKPGNLLVSTGGEVKIADFGIARVLPRAGGDDVRCTAYAGTAAYMSPERFDPEAHGGHYDPYAADVWGLGVTVLELLMGRYPLLPAGQRPSWAALMCAICFGETPALSDGEASAELRGFVAACLHKDYRRRASVAELLAHPFVAGRDVAASKCALRKLVTEASMSP; from the coding sequence ATGGCTCTGTTAAGGGAGAAGAGACTGCAGCTCTCGCTGCACGTCCCGACCCGCGCAGCCGACGCCCAGGAGGCCGGACTACACCGGCGTCCCAACCCAGCGGCCGCGCTGCCGCTGGCGGCCACGACCCCGGCGGCGCGATCGAGCCAGTTCCGCGTCGCCGACTTCGAGAAGCTGGCCGTGCTGGGCCGCGGGAACGGCGGCACCGTGTACAAGGTCCGCCACCGGGAGACGTGCGAGCTGTACGCCCTCAAGGTGCAGCACTGCAACGGCGACGCGACCGCCGAGGCCGAGGTGCTCAGCCGCACGGCCTCGCCCTTCGTCGTCCGCTGCCACTCCGTCCtccccgccgcggcctccggcGACGTCGCCATGCTCCTCGAGCTCGTGGACGGCGGGTCTCTCGACTCGATCGTCAAGAGCCGCAGCAGGGGCCAGGCCGAGGCGTTCTCCCAGTTCCCGGAGGAAGCACTGGCCGAGGTCGCGGCGCAGGCGCTGTCTGGACTGGCATACCTCCACGCGCGCCGCATCGTGCACCTGGACGTGAAGCCGGGGAACCTGCTCGTCAGCACGGGCGGCGAGGTTAAAATCGCCGATTTCGGCATCGCCAGGGTGCTCCCGCGCGCCGGGGGCGACGACGTGCGCTGCACGGCCTACGCGGGCACCGCGGCCTACATGAGCCCCGAGCGGTTCGACCCGGAGGCGCACGGCGGGCACTACGACCCGTACGCCGCGGACGTGTGGGGCCTCGGAGTCACCGTCCTGGAGCTCCTCATGGGCCGCTACCCGCTCCTCCCCGCCGGGCAGCGGCCCAGCTGGGCCGCGCTCATGTGCGCCATCTGCTTCGGCGAGACGCCCGCGCTGTCTGACGGCGAGGCGTCCGCGGAGCTCAGAGGGTTCGTCGCCGCGTGCCTGCACAAGGACTACCGCAGGAGAGCGTCCGTCGCGGAGCTGCTCGCTCACCCGTTTGTTGCCGGAAGGGACGTGGCCGCGTCCAAATGCGCGCTCCGGAAGCTGGTCACCGAGGCTTCGATGTCGCCGTGA